CTGCCCAGGGCAAGGAGAATGCCGCCTAAAACTGTAGCCAAGATACTTCTGGTGATGAATTCCTGATTGCTAATGCGCTTGTCAAACCCATCGAGTTTGGCTTCTATGGTCTTGATGTCCCCTTTGAGTTCATTTCTGACTGCCTGTATCTCGCCCTTGAGTTCAGCGTGCACCTTAGCAATCTCTCCTCGCAGCTCGGCGAAGCCTACCTCCATCTTTTTGTTCATCTCAGCTAAGCCCAGCTCCATCTTTTTGTCCAGATGGTCAATCCTCTTGTCCAGCTCGGCGAATTTGCCCACGATTAAGTCCTTCAGTTGCTCATTGGTGATGTCTGCCATCGGGGGAACTTCCTGCAAAACTACTAGCAATACTATACCTGAAACAAGTAATCACTGTCGTCCTCTCTTTTTGTCAAACCCTCATTGTTTTGAGAAAGTCAGCAAAGCTA
This genomic interval from Pseudanabaenaceae cyanobacterium SKYG29 contains the following:
- a CDS encoding DUF1664 domain-containing protein, giving the protein MADITNEQLKDLIVGKFAELDKRIDHLDKKMELGLAEMNKKMEVGFAELRGEIAKVHAELKGEIQAVRNELKGDIKTIEAKLDGFDKRISNQEFITRSILATVLGGILLALGRFLLPLDVKKLLTSFADFLKTMRV